From Orcinus orca chromosome 3, mOrcOrc1.1, whole genome shotgun sequence, a single genomic window includes:
- the ANKRD24 gene encoding ankyrin repeat domain-containing protein 24 isoform X6 gives MKQLCLCAAASFASQDWGKSDERLLQAVENNDAARVASLIVRKGLVPTKLDPEGKSAFHLAAMRGAASCLEVMLTHGANVMSTDGAGYSALHLAAKYGHPQCLKQLLQASCVVDTVDSSGWTALHHAAAGGCISCSEMLCSFKAHLNPRDRLGTTPLIIAAQMCHTDLCRLLLQQGAAANDQDLQGRTALMLACEGASPETVEVLLQGGAQPGITDALGQDAAHYGALAGDKLILHLLQEAAQRPSAPSEDDSGEASSQNSVSSHEKQGAPKKRKAPQPPANIPMPDDQDAYEEIVRLRQERGRLLQKIRGLEQNQERKKQELPEAEASSLHSLERQVQELQQLLAERQEEKESLGREVESLQSRLSLLENERENTSYDVATLQDEEGELPDFPGAEALLSKHLSPSAQDLLASLQEQVATLTRQNQELMEKVQILEHFEKDEMEADSLAEVIPLALYNSLRAEFDQLRRQHAKALQALGQQEAQEGPGEEEAAPREGNGLGAKAARNGPVEAELNGTAAPETRVNGAESTDEEAAGVETTEARALEAASMVAEATETRPTDAEATETEGVGAERLETKAAGAEVTETKTLEEGGNSETEATGAESTNMKTEEPEWKASGTGAVQEELTGTGTMKTEAVGVEATTPRVTTGPTLHPSAAELEAAHGKCEPAEAEGGGAGGVSSGDTGQLRAALEQAREDLRDRDCRLREMEAASAQLDEAQAGRLLAEEEARGLRAELAQREELRLELSREVQALREQLATAAAAGEQQRAAAVKLGQARDVAEARASELAAACEEARRGLAELREASEVLHQSVVPASEHHRLQEEALELRGRAASLEQEVVATGKEAARLRAELERERVGSVARLEHERIVDALQANVAQLQGQLEELGRRHEKTSAEVFQVQREALFMKSERHAAEAQLATAEQQLRGLRTEAERARQAQSRAQEALESAKEKDKKITELSKEVFSLKEALKDQPGAPGSSDVEALRGQVKALREQLEEAARDHSAVVALYRSHLLYAIQGQMDEDVQQILSQILQMQRLQAQGR, from the exons ATGAAGCAGCTGTGCCTTTGCGCCGCCGCCTCCTTCGCG agccaggactggggcAAAAGTGACGAGCGGCTGCTGCAGGCCGTGGAGAACAATGATGCCGCACGGGTGGCCTCCCTCATTGTCCGCAAGGGGCTGGTGCCCACGAAGCTGGACCCCGAGGGCAAGTCCGC attCCACCTGGCGGCCATGAGGGGTGCAGCCAGCTGTCTAGAGGTGATGCTGACACACGGCGCCAACGTTATGAGCACGGATGGGGCAG gTTACAGTGCCCTCCACCTGGCCGCCAAGTATGGGCACCCTCAGTGCTTGAAGCAACTACTGCAG GCATCCTGCGTGGTGGATACTGTGGACAGTAGTGGGTGGACGGCCCTGCATCACGCAG cGGCTGGCggctgcatctcctgctcagaaatgCTCTGCTCCTTCAAGGCACATCTGAATCCCCGAGATCGG ctgggtACAACACCCCTCATCATAGCAGCTCAGATGTGTCACACAGATCTGTGCCGCCTCCTCCTGCAGCAAGGGGCTGCTGCAAATGACCAGGACCTTCAGGGCAG GACGGCCCTGATGCTGGCCTGTGAGGGAGCCAGCCCCGAAACAGTGGAGGTGCTGCTGCAGGGTGGGGCCCAGCCGGGCATCACTGATGCGCTGGGCCAGGACGCTGCTCACTACGGCGCCCTGGCAGGGGACAAACTCATCCTACACCTCCTGCAGGAGGCCGCCCAGCGCCCCTCAGCACCCAGCG aggaTGACTCAGGCGAGGCATCATCTCAG AACTCTGTGTCCAGCCATGAAAAGCAAGGGGCCCCCAAGAAGCGAAAGGCACCTCAGCCCCCTGCCAATATCCCGATGCCG GATGATCAAGATGCCTATGAGGAGATCGTGCGGCTGCGACAGGAGAGGGGCCGCCTGCTGCAGAAGATCCGGGGCCTGGAGCAGAACCAGGAACGGAAGAAGCAGGAG CTGCCAGAGGCGGAGGCCAGCTCCCTCCACAGCCTGGAGAGACAG GTGCAAGAGCTACAGCAGCTGctggcagagaggcaggaggagaaggagagtcTAGGACGGGAGGTGGAAAGTTTGCAGAGCAGGCTGTCCCTGCTGGAG AATGAGAGGGAGAACACCAGCTATGATGTGGCCACCCTGCAGGACGAGGAGGGTGAGCTGCCCGACTTCCCAG GGGCTGAGGCGCTGCTCTCCAAGCACCTAAGCCCATCGGCCCAGGATCTCTTGGCCTCGCTGCAGGAGCAGGTGGCCACGCTCACCAGACAGAACCAGGAACTGATGGAGAAGgtccag ATCCTGGAGCACTTCGAGAAGGACGAGATGGAGGCTGACAGTCTGGCCGAGGTCATCCCTCTGGCGCTGTACAACTCTCTCCGGGCTGAGTTTGACCAGCTCCGCAGGCAGCATGCCAAGGCCCTGCAGGCGCTGGGGCAGCAGGAAGCACAGGAGGGCCCTGGAGAAGAGGAGGCAGCCCCTAGGGAGGGCAACGGCCTGGGAGCCAAGGCCGCCAGAAACGGACCAGTGGAAGCAGAGCTTAACGGCACTGCAGCTCCGGAAACTAGAGTTAATGGAGCCGAGAGCACAGATGAGGAGGCTGCGGGAGTAGAAACCACGGAAGCCAGAGCTTTGGAAGCAGCATCCATGGTGGCAGAGGCCACGGAAACAAGACCCACGGACGCTGAGGCCACAGAAACAGAGGGTGTGGGCGCCGAGCGCTTGGAAACAAAGGCCGCGGGGGCTGAGGTCACAGAAACGAAAACTCTAGAAGAAGGAGGAAACTCAGAAACAGAGGCCACGGGAGCAGAGTCCACAAATATGAAAACAGAGGAACCAGAATGGAAGGCCAGTGGAACAGGTGCTGTGCAGGAAGAGCTCACAGGCACAGGGACCATGAAAACGGAGGCCGTGGGAGTGGAGGCCACGACCCCGAGGGTCACCACAGGCCCCACCTTGCACCCCAGTGCTGCTGAGCTGGAGGCGGCCCACGGCAAGTGTGAGCCCGCGGAGGCCGAGGGTGGTGGAGCTGGCGGGGTCAGCAGCGGTGACACAGGCCAGCTGCGGGCCGCCCTGGAGCAGGCCCGGGAGGACCTCCGAGACCGGGACTGCCGCCTCCGGGAGATGGAAGCGGCCTCAGCCCAGCTGGACGAGGCCCAGGCCGGCCGGCTGTTGGCCGAGGAGGAGGCTCGAGGCCTGCGGGCAGAGCTGGCCCAGCGGGAGGAGTTGCGGCTGGAGCTGAGCCGGGAGGTGCAGGCCCTACGGGAGCAGCTGGCTACGGCCGCAGCCGCCGGGGAGCAGCAGCGGGCTGCGGCCGTCAAGCTGGGCCAGGCGCGGGACGTGGCTGAGGCCCGGGCTTCTGAGCTGGCCGCGGCCTGCGAGGAGGCTCGGCGGGGCCTGGCGGAATTGCGTGAGGCCTCCGAGGTGCTCCACCAGTCAGTGGTGCCAGCCTCGGAGCATCACCGGCTGCAGGAGGAGGCCCTGGAGTTGCGGGGACGGGCGGCCAGCCTGGAGCAGGAGGTGGTGGCCACAGGCAAGGAGGCCGCCCGtctgagggcagagctggagcGCGAGCGTGTAGGCAGCGTGGCCCGCCTGGAGCACGAGCGCATCGTGGATGCCCTGCAGGCCAACGTGGCCCAGCTGCAGGGGCAGCTGGAGGAGCTGGGGCGACGCCACGAGAAGACCAGCGCCGAGGTCTTCCAG GTGCAGCGGGAGGCGCTATTCATGAAGAGTGAACGGCACGCGGCCGAGGCCCAGCTGGCCACCGCAGAGCAGCAGCTGCGGGGGCTACGTACTGAGGCCGAGCGGGCACGCCAGGCCCAGAGCCGTGCCCAGGAGGCCCTGGAGAGCGCCAAGGAGAAGGACAAGAAG
- the ANKRD24 gene encoding ankyrin repeat domain-containing protein 24 isoform X5: protein MKQLCLCAAASFALRLSPTDLGSCPPCGPCPIPKPAARGRRQSQDWGKSDERLLQAVENNDAARVASLIVRKGLVPTKLDPEGKSAFHLAAMRGAASCLEVMLTHGANVMSTDGAGYSALHLAAKYGHPQCLKQLLQASCVVDTVDSSGWTALHHAAAGGCISCSEMLCSFKAHLNPRDRLGTTPLIIAAQMCHTDLCRLLLQQGAAANDQDLQGRTALMLACEGASPETVEVLLQGGAQPGITDALGQDAAHYGALAGDKLILHLLQEAAQRPSAPSEDDSGEASSQNSVSSHEKQGAPKKRKAPQPPANIPMPDDQDAYEEIVRLRQERGRLLQKIRGLEQNQERKKQELPEAEASSLHSLERQVQELQQLLAERQEEKESLGREVESLQSRLSLLENERENTSYDVATLQDEEGELPDFPGAEALLSKHLSPSAQDLLASLQEQVATLTRQNQELMEKVQILEHFEKDEMEADSLAEVIPLALYNSLRAEFDQLRRQHAKALQALGQQEAQEGPGEEEAAPREGNGLGAKAARNGPVEAELNGTAAPETRVNGAESTDEEAAGVETTEARALEAASMVAEATETRPTDAEATETEGVGAERLETKAAGAEVTETKTLEEGGNSETEATGAESTNMKTEEPEWKASGTGAVQEELTGTGTMKTEAVGVEATTPRVTTGPTLHPSAAELEAAHGKCEPAEAEGGGAGGVSSGDTGQLRAALEQAREDLRDRDCRLREMEAASAQLDEAQAGRLLAEEEARGLRAELAQREELRLELSREVQALREQLATAAAAGEQQRAAAVKLGQARDVAEARASELAAACEEARRGLAELREASEVLHQSVVPASEHHRLQEEALELRGRAASLEQEVVATGKEAARLRAELERERVGSVARLEHERIVDALQANVAQLQGQLEELGRRHEKTSAEVFQVQREALFMKSERHAAEAQLATAEQQLRGLRTEAERARQAQSRAQEALESAKEKDKKITELSKEVFSLKEALKDQPGAPGSSDVEALRGQVKALREQLEEAARDHSAVVALYRSHLLYAIQGQMDEDVQQILSQILQMQRLQAQGR, encoded by the exons ATGAAGCAGCTGTGCCTTTGCGCCGCCGCCTCCTTCGCG CTGCGGCTCAGCCCCACTGACCTTGGCTCCTGCCCACCCTGCGGCCCCTGCCCCATCCCGAAGCCGGCAGCCAGAGGCAGGCGCCAG agccaggactggggcAAAAGTGACGAGCGGCTGCTGCAGGCCGTGGAGAACAATGATGCCGCACGGGTGGCCTCCCTCATTGTCCGCAAGGGGCTGGTGCCCACGAAGCTGGACCCCGAGGGCAAGTCCGC attCCACCTGGCGGCCATGAGGGGTGCAGCCAGCTGTCTAGAGGTGATGCTGACACACGGCGCCAACGTTATGAGCACGGATGGGGCAG gTTACAGTGCCCTCCACCTGGCCGCCAAGTATGGGCACCCTCAGTGCTTGAAGCAACTACTGCAG GCATCCTGCGTGGTGGATACTGTGGACAGTAGTGGGTGGACGGCCCTGCATCACGCAG cGGCTGGCggctgcatctcctgctcagaaatgCTCTGCTCCTTCAAGGCACATCTGAATCCCCGAGATCGG ctgggtACAACACCCCTCATCATAGCAGCTCAGATGTGTCACACAGATCTGTGCCGCCTCCTCCTGCAGCAAGGGGCTGCTGCAAATGACCAGGACCTTCAGGGCAG GACGGCCCTGATGCTGGCCTGTGAGGGAGCCAGCCCCGAAACAGTGGAGGTGCTGCTGCAGGGTGGGGCCCAGCCGGGCATCACTGATGCGCTGGGCCAGGACGCTGCTCACTACGGCGCCCTGGCAGGGGACAAACTCATCCTACACCTCCTGCAGGAGGCCGCCCAGCGCCCCTCAGCACCCAGCG aggaTGACTCAGGCGAGGCATCATCTCAG AACTCTGTGTCCAGCCATGAAAAGCAAGGGGCCCCCAAGAAGCGAAAGGCACCTCAGCCCCCTGCCAATATCCCGATGCCG GATGATCAAGATGCCTATGAGGAGATCGTGCGGCTGCGACAGGAGAGGGGCCGCCTGCTGCAGAAGATCCGGGGCCTGGAGCAGAACCAGGAACGGAAGAAGCAGGAG CTGCCAGAGGCGGAGGCCAGCTCCCTCCACAGCCTGGAGAGACAG GTGCAAGAGCTACAGCAGCTGctggcagagaggcaggaggagaaggagagtcTAGGACGGGAGGTGGAAAGTTTGCAGAGCAGGCTGTCCCTGCTGGAG AATGAGAGGGAGAACACCAGCTATGATGTGGCCACCCTGCAGGACGAGGAGGGTGAGCTGCCCGACTTCCCAG GGGCTGAGGCGCTGCTCTCCAAGCACCTAAGCCCATCGGCCCAGGATCTCTTGGCCTCGCTGCAGGAGCAGGTGGCCACGCTCACCAGACAGAACCAGGAACTGATGGAGAAGgtccag ATCCTGGAGCACTTCGAGAAGGACGAGATGGAGGCTGACAGTCTGGCCGAGGTCATCCCTCTGGCGCTGTACAACTCTCTCCGGGCTGAGTTTGACCAGCTCCGCAGGCAGCATGCCAAGGCCCTGCAGGCGCTGGGGCAGCAGGAAGCACAGGAGGGCCCTGGAGAAGAGGAGGCAGCCCCTAGGGAGGGCAACGGCCTGGGAGCCAAGGCCGCCAGAAACGGACCAGTGGAAGCAGAGCTTAACGGCACTGCAGCTCCGGAAACTAGAGTTAATGGAGCCGAGAGCACAGATGAGGAGGCTGCGGGAGTAGAAACCACGGAAGCCAGAGCTTTGGAAGCAGCATCCATGGTGGCAGAGGCCACGGAAACAAGACCCACGGACGCTGAGGCCACAGAAACAGAGGGTGTGGGCGCCGAGCGCTTGGAAACAAAGGCCGCGGGGGCTGAGGTCACAGAAACGAAAACTCTAGAAGAAGGAGGAAACTCAGAAACAGAGGCCACGGGAGCAGAGTCCACAAATATGAAAACAGAGGAACCAGAATGGAAGGCCAGTGGAACAGGTGCTGTGCAGGAAGAGCTCACAGGCACAGGGACCATGAAAACGGAGGCCGTGGGAGTGGAGGCCACGACCCCGAGGGTCACCACAGGCCCCACCTTGCACCCCAGTGCTGCTGAGCTGGAGGCGGCCCACGGCAAGTGTGAGCCCGCGGAGGCCGAGGGTGGTGGAGCTGGCGGGGTCAGCAGCGGTGACACAGGCCAGCTGCGGGCCGCCCTGGAGCAGGCCCGGGAGGACCTCCGAGACCGGGACTGCCGCCTCCGGGAGATGGAAGCGGCCTCAGCCCAGCTGGACGAGGCCCAGGCCGGCCGGCTGTTGGCCGAGGAGGAGGCTCGAGGCCTGCGGGCAGAGCTGGCCCAGCGGGAGGAGTTGCGGCTGGAGCTGAGCCGGGAGGTGCAGGCCCTACGGGAGCAGCTGGCTACGGCCGCAGCCGCCGGGGAGCAGCAGCGGGCTGCGGCCGTCAAGCTGGGCCAGGCGCGGGACGTGGCTGAGGCCCGGGCTTCTGAGCTGGCCGCGGCCTGCGAGGAGGCTCGGCGGGGCCTGGCGGAATTGCGTGAGGCCTCCGAGGTGCTCCACCAGTCAGTGGTGCCAGCCTCGGAGCATCACCGGCTGCAGGAGGAGGCCCTGGAGTTGCGGGGACGGGCGGCCAGCCTGGAGCAGGAGGTGGTGGCCACAGGCAAGGAGGCCGCCCGtctgagggcagagctggagcGCGAGCGTGTAGGCAGCGTGGCCCGCCTGGAGCACGAGCGCATCGTGGATGCCCTGCAGGCCAACGTGGCCCAGCTGCAGGGGCAGCTGGAGGAGCTGGGGCGACGCCACGAGAAGACCAGCGCCGAGGTCTTCCAG GTGCAGCGGGAGGCGCTATTCATGAAGAGTGAACGGCACGCGGCCGAGGCCCAGCTGGCCACCGCAGAGCAGCAGCTGCGGGGGCTACGTACTGAGGCCGAGCGGGCACGCCAGGCCCAGAGCCGTGCCCAGGAGGCCCTGGAGAGCGCCAAGGAGAAGGACAAGAAG
- the ANKRD24 gene encoding ankyrin repeat domain-containing protein 24 isoform X4: protein MVEVVYDSWGDGPGGRCWGPRLEGCCLRPPPRTTPPGSCGSAPLTLAPAHPAAPAPSRSRQPEAGARARTGAKVTSGCCRPWRTMMPHGWPPSLSARGWCPRSWTPRIPPGGHEGCSQLSRGDADTRRQRYEHGWGRLQCPPPGRQVWAPSVLEATTAAAGGCISCSEMLCSFKAHLNPRDRLGTTPLIIAAQMCHTDLCRLLLQQGAAANDQDLQGRTALMLACEGASPETVEVLLQGGAQPGITDALGQDAAHYGALAGDKLILHLLQEAAQRPSAPSEDDSGEASSQNSVSSHEKQGAPKKRKAPQPPANIPMPDDQDAYEEIVRLRQERGRLLQKIRGLEQNQERKKQELPEAEASSLHSLERQVQELQQLLAERQEEKESLGREVESLQSRLSLLENERENTSYDVATLQDEEGELPDFPGAEALLSKHLSPSAQDLLASLQEQVATLTRQNQELMEKVQILEHFEKDEMEADSLAEVIPLALYNSLRAEFDQLRRQHAKALQALGQQEAQEGPGEEEAAPREGNGLGAKAARNGPVEAELNGTAAPETRVNGAESTDEEAAGVETTEARALEAASMVAEATETRPTDAEATETEGVGAERLETKAAGAEVTETKTLEEGGNSETEATGAESTNMKTEEPEWKASGTGAVQEELTGTGTMKTEAVGVEATTPRVTTGPTLHPSAAELEAAHGKCEPAEAEGGGAGGVSSGDTGQLRAALEQAREDLRDRDCRLREMEAASAQLDEAQAGRLLAEEEARGLRAELAQREELRLELSREVQALREQLATAAAAGEQQRAAAVKLGQARDVAEARASELAAACEEARRGLAELREASEVLHQSVVPASEHHRLQEEALELRGRAASLEQEVVATGKEAARLRAELERERVGSVARLEHERIVDALQANVAQLQGQLEELGRRHEKTSAEVFQVQREALFMKSERHAAEAQLATAEQQLRGLRTEAERARQAQSRAQEALESAKEKDKKITELSKEVFSLKEALKDQPGAPGSSDVEALRGQVKALREQLEEAARDHSAVVALYRSHLLYAIQGQMDEDVQQILSQILQMQRLQAQGR, encoded by the exons ATGGTGGAAGTGGTGTATGACAGCTGGGGCGATGGACCTGGGGGCAGATGCTGGGGACCCAGGCTTGAGGGTTGCTGTCTCAGGCCCCCACCCAGGACCACTCCCCCCGGCAGCTGCGGCTCAGCCCCACTGACCTTGGCTCCTGCCCACCCTGCGGCCCCTGCCCCATCCCGAAGCCGGCAGCCAGAGGCAGGCGCCAG agccaggactggggcAAAAGTGACGAGCGGCTGCTGCAGGCCGTGGAGAACAATGATGCCGCACGGGTGGCCTCCCTCATTGTCCGCAAGGGGCTGGTGCCCACGAAGCTGGACCCCGAGG attCCACCTGGCGGCCATGAGGGGTGCAGCCAGCTGTCTAGAGGTGATGCTGACACACGGCGCCAACGTTATGAGCACGGATGGGGCAG gTTACAGTGCCCTCCACCTGGCCGCCAAGTATGGGCACCCTCAGTGCTTGAAGCAACTACTGCAG cGGCTGGCggctgcatctcctgctcagaaatgCTCTGCTCCTTCAAGGCACATCTGAATCCCCGAGATCGG ctgggtACAACACCCCTCATCATAGCAGCTCAGATGTGTCACACAGATCTGTGCCGCCTCCTCCTGCAGCAAGGGGCTGCTGCAAATGACCAGGACCTTCAGGGCAG GACGGCCCTGATGCTGGCCTGTGAGGGAGCCAGCCCCGAAACAGTGGAGGTGCTGCTGCAGGGTGGGGCCCAGCCGGGCATCACTGATGCGCTGGGCCAGGACGCTGCTCACTACGGCGCCCTGGCAGGGGACAAACTCATCCTACACCTCCTGCAGGAGGCCGCCCAGCGCCCCTCAGCACCCAGCG aggaTGACTCAGGCGAGGCATCATCTCAG AACTCTGTGTCCAGCCATGAAAAGCAAGGGGCCCCCAAGAAGCGAAAGGCACCTCAGCCCCCTGCCAATATCCCGATGCCG GATGATCAAGATGCCTATGAGGAGATCGTGCGGCTGCGACAGGAGAGGGGCCGCCTGCTGCAGAAGATCCGGGGCCTGGAGCAGAACCAGGAACGGAAGAAGCAGGAG CTGCCAGAGGCGGAGGCCAGCTCCCTCCACAGCCTGGAGAGACAG GTGCAAGAGCTACAGCAGCTGctggcagagaggcaggaggagaaggagagtcTAGGACGGGAGGTGGAAAGTTTGCAGAGCAGGCTGTCCCTGCTGGAG AATGAGAGGGAGAACACCAGCTATGATGTGGCCACCCTGCAGGACGAGGAGGGTGAGCTGCCCGACTTCCCAG GGGCTGAGGCGCTGCTCTCCAAGCACCTAAGCCCATCGGCCCAGGATCTCTTGGCCTCGCTGCAGGAGCAGGTGGCCACGCTCACCAGACAGAACCAGGAACTGATGGAGAAGgtccag ATCCTGGAGCACTTCGAGAAGGACGAGATGGAGGCTGACAGTCTGGCCGAGGTCATCCCTCTGGCGCTGTACAACTCTCTCCGGGCTGAGTTTGACCAGCTCCGCAGGCAGCATGCCAAGGCCCTGCAGGCGCTGGGGCAGCAGGAAGCACAGGAGGGCCCTGGAGAAGAGGAGGCAGCCCCTAGGGAGGGCAACGGCCTGGGAGCCAAGGCCGCCAGAAACGGACCAGTGGAAGCAGAGCTTAACGGCACTGCAGCTCCGGAAACTAGAGTTAATGGAGCCGAGAGCACAGATGAGGAGGCTGCGGGAGTAGAAACCACGGAAGCCAGAGCTTTGGAAGCAGCATCCATGGTGGCAGAGGCCACGGAAACAAGACCCACGGACGCTGAGGCCACAGAAACAGAGGGTGTGGGCGCCGAGCGCTTGGAAACAAAGGCCGCGGGGGCTGAGGTCACAGAAACGAAAACTCTAGAAGAAGGAGGAAACTCAGAAACAGAGGCCACGGGAGCAGAGTCCACAAATATGAAAACAGAGGAACCAGAATGGAAGGCCAGTGGAACAGGTGCTGTGCAGGAAGAGCTCACAGGCACAGGGACCATGAAAACGGAGGCCGTGGGAGTGGAGGCCACGACCCCGAGGGTCACCACAGGCCCCACCTTGCACCCCAGTGCTGCTGAGCTGGAGGCGGCCCACGGCAAGTGTGAGCCCGCGGAGGCCGAGGGTGGTGGAGCTGGCGGGGTCAGCAGCGGTGACACAGGCCAGCTGCGGGCCGCCCTGGAGCAGGCCCGGGAGGACCTCCGAGACCGGGACTGCCGCCTCCGGGAGATGGAAGCGGCCTCAGCCCAGCTGGACGAGGCCCAGGCCGGCCGGCTGTTGGCCGAGGAGGAGGCTCGAGGCCTGCGGGCAGAGCTGGCCCAGCGGGAGGAGTTGCGGCTGGAGCTGAGCCGGGAGGTGCAGGCCCTACGGGAGCAGCTGGCTACGGCCGCAGCCGCCGGGGAGCAGCAGCGGGCTGCGGCCGTCAAGCTGGGCCAGGCGCGGGACGTGGCTGAGGCCCGGGCTTCTGAGCTGGCCGCGGCCTGCGAGGAGGCTCGGCGGGGCCTGGCGGAATTGCGTGAGGCCTCCGAGGTGCTCCACCAGTCAGTGGTGCCAGCCTCGGAGCATCACCGGCTGCAGGAGGAGGCCCTGGAGTTGCGGGGACGGGCGGCCAGCCTGGAGCAGGAGGTGGTGGCCACAGGCAAGGAGGCCGCCCGtctgagggcagagctggagcGCGAGCGTGTAGGCAGCGTGGCCCGCCTGGAGCACGAGCGCATCGTGGATGCCCTGCAGGCCAACGTGGCCCAGCTGCAGGGGCAGCTGGAGGAGCTGGGGCGACGCCACGAGAAGACCAGCGCCGAGGTCTTCCAG GTGCAGCGGGAGGCGCTATTCATGAAGAGTGAACGGCACGCGGCCGAGGCCCAGCTGGCCACCGCAGAGCAGCAGCTGCGGGGGCTACGTACTGAGGCCGAGCGGGCACGCCAGGCCCAGAGCCGTGCCCAGGAGGCCCTGGAGAGCGCCAAGGAGAAGGACAAGAAG